AATTACTATAATTATAGTTTTACTGTGGAAGCAGCAGGAAGACAGTCAGAACACCTACAGTCTGTGATGTTCATGCAGAGGATTAGAGCTTCAGTATGCATCAGGTCCTGTCTGGCTGTAATCAAAGCACAAGGACAAAACTGTGATGCATGAGGAGAACTTTTCACTGATAGCAAAACAATGAtgatggctgtgtgtgtgtgtatgtgtgtgggtgggtttgggtggtttaagaggaacattttttaggttacaaaatggtaattacaatggtattatgttataaatgtggtttatgaagacatGTTACTGGTTTTCTTGTAACATAGCAATTATACATTGAAATTACTAAATTATGAATTGAGCATAAACAAATCAATCAGGAAAGATTAGGAAACAAATACGTAAGGATTGGGTTAGAGAGAAGTTCATCAAGAGTTATGCAGAAGGACACATGAGATCTTGCAAGAAATCAAATAAACATTTGATGTGTCcctgttattttatattttaaggcCAAATTGCTACTGTAAATTACGAAACTCTCTGGAATGTGTAATTCTGATTGGTAAATTGTGGCGTTCTGCTTTCAATATTTCTGTATAATGACCAGTAAACTGTACAATTTTGACTGTTGGTCTCAGGAAACTTGCTTTCTACATGTCTCTCATAACGCTGCCTTGCatagtaaaataatttaaactcaaatccatattccatgtatttatttaagcatttTGCCATTTTATAAATGGGATTATGTACATTCAGCCAGTAATTATTTGACGATAATGATCGACTGACtgtatgttatttattaattagtatattatataattagTATACATATATTCTGAATTGAATATTTTCTGCTCTTGATTTTTATTCTTCCAGCAACTGTGCAATATTCTAATCCATCTCAAAGGCTCATCACTCATCAGCTCCTTTATTGCCGTGTTGGGATTGGATTCCACCTACAGATTCTGACAAATGGAAGTGTGTCAGGAGTGCACGAGCCATCTGAGTACAGtatgatttatttacttaaacTCTCATTTATTAAAGGGGATTAATAATGCAATAATATGTATAGTTTAAATAGTTAGAAATGTTTTGTCTAAACAGATTTATCTTTGTGTCTATTCATTAAGAGTGGTTTCTATTTCTAATGAGTTCAACTTTGCATCACTTACAATGTAGAGTTTTTctcattgtctctttgtctttAAGGCACATTGAGAGTGTTTGCTATGAGGCCTGGTGTTGTGGGTATCTGTGGTGTCAAGAGTGAGCTATATTTGTGCATGGATGAGGAAGGAATTGCACGTGGAATGGTAAGAGAAAACATCTTTTAAGCATGACATGTTTCTCAACACAATGACAAAGCATCACACTTCTCAAAATCTATTTAACTCCTTTGTAAAAGGCATTCATTTTAGATATTGTGAAATAATGGTCATTTCAGATTGAAAGGTATAATCCCTATCATTATCAAAAGCAGCcaaaaataatgacacatttacaaaagtataaatattaacatttcaaaaatgtatttgttgtacAGAAGCAGTTCTCAATCGAGTGTCTATTTAAAGAGTGGATGGAGGAAAATCACTACAACACCTACTCCTCTCTGGCCCACCCAGTATTTTATCTGGCTCTTTCACAGCAAGGTCAGCTGAGGAGGGGCAACAGATTGACCCGACACCAGGCCCGCACACACTTCCTACCTCGCCAACCCCTATCTCACTAAACACTCATGTACTGTAACACATAACATATTATTATTTAACACAGTGGTAATCATATTTTACCATAATTATCTTTATTGTAAAAATGGCGTTCCAAGTTCATAAGTATTAGAATGCTAAAGTTAATTCTGAAATGTTTACTATCACTATGCTTACTTTAAGTTGAATCTTGAGTGGACCATTTCAAAATTTTGGGTTCACTGTGCAAAATGTGGCCTGAAGTTTGCCTTAACATTAGAGTTATAGTCAATAGAGTCTCTGTTATAGTCAATAGAGTATGTAGTTATGTTTATGATTTCAATGGCAAAATTCTGTTTTTGCCATTGAATGGTGAGTCCACATAAGTGCATATCTCATAAGCTGTACCCAAGCTTGAGATCTTTATGCATGATTTCGCCTCAGTAATGTTGATTGAATGCATAATacttaattattaattcatttattcttcttttgttttaattattttttctatgtgtttattttgtttaataacaaaacttttacttttacatctTGTCCTCTCTatactaaaaaaaataacattaagatTTATTCAATTCAGTTGAATTAAGTCAtctttaacccaaaaatgaatatatatatatatatattcattatatacatttataaaacttactatatatatatatatatatatatatatatatatatatatatatatatatatatatatatatatatatttctttggtTACAAAGTACACAATTCTGACattttgttgtgaaattgaaatgtgtaaatcttaaaatagtgtatattttaattacttaaacTTTTAAATTCATAAATGACTTGATTgtgacattttatatttaaatgtaatttatttatatttgttagcAGTTTTGCCTCACAAGTGCGCATATTGGAAGCTTGGaaacttaaataaatgtatttatttattttttaaatgttgttattttttatcaatcatccatccatccatccatccatccatccatccatccatccatccatctatctatctatctatctatctgtttatctatctgtctatctatctatttatctatctatctgtctgtctatctctctgtcggTCTTTCTGTATAAAAAACAACTAGCATCTTCCCAAAATACCatagaaactgcctagcaaccacacagaacacattagcaatctCCTAATTGCTTACATCACTTCAAActtcaaatctctcttcaaactGTCCACAAACTGTAGAAATCCCATACAACCTTAAATGGTTTTACAAAGGCTTTGTCATGCCAACATTTTAAGTTTGTGTTAAACCTTACACTTTATTTTCATCTGAATAAATCTGTTGACCTTTCTATACCTTCAAATTGTCCCCTATTAGTGAAGCCCCTCCGTCCACCTGTGCATTTGATTAGGGCCAAGGGCCTCTGTTACCTGTGTTTGTAGGAGAAGATGGGGACACTTGATCTCCTCTCACAAAGACACAAATTCTGGCAGTCCCCTGCTCAGGTGTCCCTCTATATCGAGAAGAGTCTGTGTCAGTCGGTGTGTGATAGAGTTAACAAAGcaaagagagaaggagagagaaggAGTCAAAAAACGAACAGTTCAGTGGATGACAAAGTTTCAAGCTAATCAGAGAACATGGACTTTAAAACTCTATGAGGTCAATTAGACTTGTTGACTGGCTGTGTCCTTGTGTTCTGTCTGACATTATGTGCAGTGTCATGCTGTATGCTGCGCTGTACTGCGATTCCTACTCCATCAATCCATTATTTCTtaagcagaatattttttttttattattgttttcaagtaaaaataatatttgtttagatatttttacagaacaaGACAAATAAAATCTGACTGAGAAAATGATGTGAGTCTTCCTCTTTCCCCAGACGAATGTGAATTCAACTGTTTACAGTATATTGAGTGCTTTAAGATGAGTGCATGAAGTAAGACATGGCTAATCTAGAGGAGTTTGAGTCTACGGCGGGTGTAGATGTTGGTGCTGATGTAAATGGAGAATCTATACCTATTGGAGAGAGCACACATACAGATTCACAGGTGAGCCTCATATCAATTAATTCATGTTGATGTGTGTTGGCTAGGCTATGAACATCATATTAAGAATGATATTTCACCATTAATTGATTCTGTTTATCAGTTTAGGTAGTTACTGGTCCTCATCTGTTTTTTCTTCAGACCTGGTGACCCAATAACGTACCAATGTTTGTagttattataaaaacataaacaaaatgacCTTAAAATCATAGATTGACATTTATTGATAATACCATGTACTACTTATGCAACCAAAATGGCCCTCACATAACACACTGTGGTAAGCACAATCCAGTGGCAACCTTGCTGTAAGTGAACATGTATTTAATGTTGTCTGGACCTTCTTAAACGTATGCAGTTTTTTTTCATGGTTTTCGAGGGTGAAGCATGTAACCCAACTTGTCTATGTTGGCATCTACCTAATTTAGCTAGTTTCTTCTAAGTAACAGATGATTTTGAACCAAAATATAATTGGACGTACAGCCTTTggcgtcaacaacaaaagatatggaagTGTTTTCTCGtcctttttaaaagttgataagcctatttattttgccattctagctatgtatttttatggtcattttctttttattattggtatttatcattgttttcccCTGCTGCCTGTGAccatatcagaacagacctgcaacccattttttGGATCACGATCAACTGAGACCGCTGGTTTAGATTACATACTCATCTGTTTAGAGCATGTGTGCCTTGGGTATGTGCACAAGTTGCAGaatgaattaaatattattattaacaatgacAATTAGTTGGAAATGTTTCCTGACACTCAGCTAGTATAGAGTGTGGTGCTAACAGAGCCACTGTCCTGGGTTCGATTCCCAAGAAACAAAAAAACGTATTAATGTACAGTACaggtcactttgaataaaaacaCCTAATGgatgtacattttaatgtaattggtAGTGCTTTAGGAATACACCACATATGCATTCTGGAACACTATTGAGTCTTCATAATTCTGTACAGGGAGCAACTGAGCAGATTGATCCTAAGATAATAGAGGAAGATATTCCTGCTATTGATACCCCAACAACACTCAACACCAGTCACTTGGACAATCCAAGTGCCAGTGCTGCACCAGACAGCAGCCCCATTAAACCAGCTTTTGAAGACACAGCTCCTCAAGATCCTATAATTGATCTCAGCTCAGTCCAGCTCAGTCCAGCTCAGTCCAGCCCTTCGATGCCAGTTACCAAAGTCCAGCCCTTCGTTATAGGTACTGTACCACAAATGGACATTATGGTCACATCATCAAAATTCCTATCTATGATTCTCTTGTCAATGTTTAGTGTTTAGAGTAAATGTTTCGTCAAACAGTTTTGGGCCTGCATACATCTTTTCATCTTGTAAACTGTTATTACATTAGTTTTCTCCACCCAATTgacttattcaaaataaaagttaagtttataatttctgtgccactccTCATCAAATGGAAtagcaaaaaatacatattttttaaacatatgtcCTGAACACTTTCCCCATCTGCCATTAGTCATAAAACAGATAGTGTCACCCTAAACTCACTCCATTTATTAAGCCAATGTTGCCGTGTCTAGGGAAAGACCAATTAATAGTTAATCTAGTGCAGGAAATTAATTATAGATACCAACACTTAAATTTGCGCTAATTATAATCAGGATGTCCCGATACTACTTTTTCCCCTTCCGATCCGATTCCATTTTggcaaaacctttttattttttttatatgtatctggactttaaagtattcagatctctttttttgttaaatttagttgtaagatatcagctcacttttcattcacacagacactttttggaacccattcaacttaaatattattataatttgtaaacagacgatgataataataatagtaatatatcacacacacacacagagacagacagacagacagacacacagatacacacacacacacacacacacacacacacacacacacacactactgagTTCATTCTCTGCCTCCGTGAGTCTCTctgagacagctttaacttttaaacactcaagctttttattcattttaattcacttatttaaattctggtaaaatgcacctccggtgccgttctaagtctatattataagtgaactgatctattgagcatctacatctgagatgttgttcgtttGTATCGCTCAAATATTGAGCAAACAGGAAGGATAAAAATAGCCGTGGGTGTGTGTGAAAACAgaaaagcaccattcactaacgcgtTGCAGTTGTGCATGCAttttatgtttacttattaaacactgcCTATTGCGATTCatagagctatcgcacatcttcaagtggcttttaataaaatgcacgagtcatataaaCTGCTTTAATGGcattttaacagttcttttatgtcattttttcagcttgacagtaacgaacatgactaaaacacagtatcagatttgggtCGGGCTCATCGGAcagatacccgatccgtctaaaaacgtcaataTCGAAGCCAATACTTGATGATTTGGTCATCAAGTAGCAGCAGAGACACCTCACCCGGATTAGGGAGACAGGGGCCCTATTCTGGAGTAAGGCCTGGGAGAAGAGCTTGCAGGTGAGCACCTAGTGGCCTGGCTTTGATCCATGGGTCCCAGCTGGGCTCAGCCAGAAAAAATAACTTTGGGTCACATCCTTGTGGGCTCACCACCAGCAAGGAAGAAAATAGGGGACAGGAGTAATGCCCAACAGGTGGCAGACTAAGGCCTAGACCTGATCGGACCGGACCTAGGCAGTGGAAACTGGATTTTGGTACATAGAACGTGACCTCACTGGTAGGGAAGGTGCCAGAATTAGTGTGAGAGTTTAAGCGATACCAACTAGATATAGTTGGCATCACTTCAACGCACAGTTCTGACTTTGGATCCAAACTCCTGGATGAGGGTTGAACTCACTCCTTCTATGGAGTCACCCAGGTTGAGAGGTGTCTTCTGCCCAGAAGATCTTTAACTACCACCTCTGAAGGAGCGAGGGGGGCTGAGGACATGGAGTCCGAATGGGCCCTGTTTAAAGCCTCCATCATGGAAGCAGCTGCTTGGAGCTGTGGCTTGAAGGTTGTTGGTGCCTGTCATGGCGGCAAGCCTAGAACTTGTTGGTGGACACTAGCTGTGAAGGAAGCCATTAGCCTGAAGAAGGAGGCCTTTTGGGATTGGTTAGCCCGTGTGGTTCCTGATTCAGCTAATAGGTACCAGCAGGCCAGAAGCACTGTGGCTGCGGTAGATGCAGAAGCAAAAACTTGGGTGTTGGAGGAGTTTGGGGAGGCCATGGAGAATTAATTTTGGTCCGCCTCAAAGATGTTCTGGCAAACTGTCAGATGGCTTAGGCGGGGGAGGCAAGGCCTTGTCCTGGcctacatttgcactagtaaaaaattccattcttgatatcaaaaatggaatttcaaataGCAAGAACCTTAATTCTTGATATCGCTAATTGCATTTTCACTGTAGATTTTTACAATTATCTGTCACCTGTCCCGagctacacttcccataatcccctgccctcatcattgccattgtcattgttctcacctgtgtgtaattTAAATCATTATCcttctgtatttaagccctgttgtttgttcattcgttgtcggtcgtcaaatgaatgttatggttgtcctttatgtttctcctgcccgtgctctccgtggatgtttttcatgtttatattttgttatcccctcgtggatgttttgtttgttccctgtgttggttagttatttttagttatcctgttcaccgtttgttcctttattaaaagaactgcattcagatcctcactcctcgtctgccctcatcTGAATCATAGCAATGTTAGTTTAAATTTAAGTTAGTTCTGTATTGTGATTGTAACTCGTAAGAAAGCCTCTTTATTACTCTCcaatttatttatatctgaaatcaaTTTCCAGAAATCTGAAATACCAGATCTATACATTTACTGAAATCAAAAATCTATTTGTTTTGCTACTAAGATTTGCAttgctgatatgtgaaattggaatttaaacaaattaattatagatatctgtatatgtattttaaatgagtgaatgacagatagtTGTGAGATCCTAGTTgctaaaatttcatttttgaaatCAAGAATGAGTATTTCCGCAAGCaatgacatcatttttttttatcaagaataaaggtttttactagtgcaaagcAATACTTGATATCAAAAATAGCACTTTAGTAGTAGCCTCATAAAATTCTTGAAATcaatagcattttaactagtaaaatgtaattgttgatattcatatcctgcacattataaaatgttacaaaaGGCTTCTGATACGTTTCAGACTGCTAATACAAgcagagcaatattttgattgCTTcactgtgtttacacttttcaggtgAATCAAGCTATGAATAGCATAGTTGTCCCTCCATATTAAGCTGGGTTaagataaaagtattttaaaataaaatagtaatcatttatttataaaaataataaaaaaaaaacgtcacCTTAAGAAAAAAACAAGCAGGATTATGTCATTTCTAATTATATGTGTAACTTTAAAATTTTACATGATTGTCCAAGAAGGTTGCTGGGAGTGTTTGTCCTCTACAGGCCATCCAAACCATTTTTGTGATTtaacacataaaatataaatggtataggtatttttttaatcaaacagtTATGCTACATACATTACAtgagataaaaaatatatatttctatcaagttacatttaaaaaaaacatttgctcagTGACATCTAATCTTTTGCAAACTAGCAGAGGACAAAACAGCTTGTGTGCTGTTTGCCATAATCATTGTGATTGGATAAGGTGTTGAGTTAATATCCTATGCTTAACACACCCTTAGCAAAGATGAACCAATTCAACTGCACTTGATAATTAACCAACAAAACTGTATAAGATTATACAACTCAAGACCCAAACATGTTTACGAGACTCTGTTGAACAATCTAATACATACTAAAGCCTTGTTGTATGGTGTCTGCTTATACACATTAGCCTTTACATGATGATTGAGTATGGCCGTTATTAAATAATGCAGAAACCATAGCCACCATTCTTTCATGATTCACAGTGCATTAGAAATGATGAAAGGAAGGATTGGTGCATTGTGTTCTTGTTGTGTGTTAATGagatttttgtaattaaataataatgtaattatgaCCTATCCCACAAAATGTGTTAATAGAAATTTCTCTCTGTTAAGATGAATCTGTAGGCTTACATGTATCCAAAATGTGTGGTTCTTCTAGGTGTGTCAGCATGTCTGTGCAATGTGATCGCCATCTGAACTGTGATGAACTCACACTACCCATAGGAAAATGCTTTGGTAAAAGTTTGCTTAATAGAatatttcaaacacacacacacacacactaaaagaaGCACATTCttcatgtactcacccttatgttgttccaaattatttatttcatgcaCTTACAAGGAATAGGGACTGGAGATTCCAAGCTTCAATAAGTATGCAAAGTTACCcttaagtatcataaaagtggttcaTACAATTTGTGTGATGTATTCCAACTATTTTAagccattttaaaaatttttgttaGAAGTtgaatctcattgctgtctaggagaaacataTTGTTGTGTTTCTCGTGTTAGTTTCTCAGTGTCCGTGGAGGCGTGAAGAGAAGCACACAACAAATAGAATCTGTTCAGTAATTTCACTTTACTGATTAAGACATAGCGAACTTACATAACGGGGGTTTTATGCTCTTGCCCAGCGCTGATGGGTTTATGTACAACCATCCGCACCAGAGCCTACGAGCATACcgatgctaaatgtaaacaagcAGAACTAATCCCTATGTAATGACGTAGCCACATCTGATTGGCTAATAAGAGCACATGGTGTATACATGAAATAACCGTAACAAACAATGTATACTGAACTAACACTATAACAGACAATGTATCCTATACTAACACTATAACACCACCCCCCTCTTAGCTCTGCAGAGTCCCTTCTGCACGACTGAGGGTTAACAGTTAACTTTTTGTTGTCTTCTATTTTCTTCTTTAGTCCATATAACGACTTGGGGCTCGAACAAGTCGCCCCCTTTTTGTCTTCGTCCCCTCTTTACCACTGGGATTAGGGTCACCGTTAGAGTCCGTTACAGGAAGGGTTAGAGGCTCTTCCGACACAGAGTTGTCAGAAGATGACAAGTTTGGTGCTTCTGCCCCTGTGGCAACAGGTACCTGAGCAGTTATTGGAACCAGGGAGCCTTCCTCGGTGCAGGTATATTTGTGTCGCAGACGCTGCATCCAGGCAGGTATGTGGTCACTTAAATAGGGTTGTAAGCGATCATGATGCAGTACTTTCTCACCTCGTCTGTCCCTGACTCGGTAGAGCACTGGTCCAAGCCGTGCTGTGACGACCAATGGCCCTTGCCATGGGGGTTGGAGTTTTGGACTGTAACCCTTTATCCTGTTACTGACCCTCACTGATACAAGATCCCCTACTTGATAGGACTTCTCTCTAGCTCGTAAGTCATAGACCTTTTTCTGGCGAGTCTGAGCGAAGCGCAAGTTCTGGCACGCTACTTGATGAGCCTGCTGCAGATTAGCTTGCAGTTCTTGGACA
The Xyrauchen texanus isolate HMW12.3.18 chromosome 14, RBS_HiC_50CHRs, whole genome shotgun sequence genome window above contains:
- the fgf9 gene encoding fibroblast growth factor 4A, which translates into the protein MYNCIYGPVAFPMNFHLTLLCLSVILSLCVKCYCTDEETESSGDQASRFILTWQISMRKAKMKEKATVQYSNPSQRLITHQLLYCRVGIGFHLQILTNGSVSGVHEPSEYSTLRVFAMRPGVVGICGVKSELYLCMDEEGIARGMKQFSIECLFKEWMEENHYNTYSSLAHPVFYLALSQQGQLRRGNRLTRHQARTHFLPRQPLSH